aacatgttggcttgtTTAAGCACTTCAAATATGAGCTGGCTCTAAAAAATCTAAATCTTTTTATTGAAAGAAGACTTGTCTTGGGTATCCTTCTTGAGAAACAAATGTCATTCACATGTGAGACTAGGAAGATAACAAACTCTAAATAGAAAATGTGTAGGTAAAAGCGGTCCATATAAAATGTATGGCATAACAGATggtaaatttttttttaaattcctgtTCATGAAGTCCTTGTGCACTTGCCTgcctcttgcccgacctgtaatTCCgtacagctttgtgagctccaccaccaagtctgggagcatgtagcaggattccatttctccggtcaaaaaataatcaaagcattattctgtttttctgttgatctctaaagcgtcaatatagtctataatatgtcctgtgactcctcaatgtgagagctgccattgatattgaagcaataaatgctccgattattttttgactggagaaatggaatcctgctacatactcccagacctctgtgttgagcgccaccagggggctccagagctacacacacacacacacaggtgtggtaggaaccaggctacttGTGCACAGGCCTTTAGTAAAACAGGCGCAGGTGTGTGGCAGGAACACCTGATGAATGATGAATATTCAGAAAACACAACACACTGATTATTTTTCACTtcgctcttttttttctttcttggagCGAACACCATGTTTCACCCAGTGCTTTGTATGCTTGGCTTTAGGCCTTGAGAGTATAAgagtctctgtatgtctatcAGCTGCAGTTATGGTCAGGGGTGTGGGCagccgggccaagggagagagctccaaaattgggttctcattacattgtatttgttgGACTTAAGgctggtttagactcgtccttcagttggaggacacgcactgtcagcggggggtagcggcagatcaagtacccaaacagccaccaccacgccccctcttttagcgctgaaaagaccccttgccgcgatcaacgtatatttcttccaggctgaattgtccgcgATCTGCCCAAAcccaactgaaggaggagtctaaacagaccttaaggggccctttcagatgactttatcctgagcccggccaaagctgtcagcggccctgcttgtggTTGCTTTCACTCACAGCAAAATCAGTGGCTACCGTGCATGGCCCTGCTGACCTTTGATGGCGATGACCTCCGACAGTACCAGGCGGAGCGTGGGGGAGCGAGCCTGACGCCCAGGCAACAGGCTGAGCAGCAGCAGGCGGGCGCAGCAGCGTAGGAAGCGCAGTTCCTCCTGATGGCTGCGCAGGCAGGGGTGCAGGGCAAAGGGCCTCGGTACAGGTACGTCCTCATGGCTGTGAGACGGATGGAGAAAACCAACACTATTGTATGAATATGGGGAAAAAAACTGTGAAAAGACTTTGACAAATACAGTACAGCAGTAGAATTGCAAATGAGggcgtgtaacggaggccaactagcagagttcggtgtggaacgttggtaagcctcccagtaaacctccctcccaaagcctcatgtaTTGATAGTGCTGGGcaaggggactggtcctttagtccagcagtATTGTACTGTGGCTACCATTTCCAGatcgttgtagttgacaaggtggcaggtttgcatccccgagggggacgaacaggtgcaggaacacctccgtcacaggtGCATACTCTAGTTACTAGTACTACTAGTAGGCTACTagtatcaagtaggcctacaaacacagtctgaTAGGAAGGAACCCCACCTTGTGCTGGCTGTTTTGAGGTCACAAAAGTGGGCATAAAGGGTCCTGACCACGTCATTGCACACCAGGTCCACCAGGTCGATGTCTGCAAGCCGTCCCCTCAGCTGCCTGATCACCTCCCAGAAGTCCTCAGACAGCATCTGGTAGAGATGGCCCTCGTCACGGCTCAGCCGACCATACCACGACTGCACATAGTCTCTATAGCTATAGTCAAATACTGACAGAATGGAAGAACAAAGGATGAGTACTACTGGAAACGTAGGAAACGGTGTGACAATGATGATACATTTATTAAGATACTGGATAAGGCTAacaaatgatttaaaaaatatcagacaGCCTATAACAAAagcttgtttatttattatcaATATTAGATTGTGGTTCTTCTGGGCCTTTAAAGAGATGTTGAAGCACACAGATGAAATATAACAAAAAGAATAGTTTCAAGCACAATATTCTCATTCTTCTCAATTCAGTTTTCAACTCGTCAAGGCCTACACTGTGACCTTATATAGCCCTATTGCCTCAGAGTCTGGGCACTACCTTGTTTGCTTTTCTATTTCACAGCACTCACCTTCCTTGAGAACTTTGTCCACATTGTGTGATACCACTACACGTCTCAATTGGGCTGATTCAGACAGTGATACTGGCATCccattctgacaaaaaaaaagttatgagAATTCAGATGATATACCTCAACAACCCCTGATGGGTGAAAATACACCAACTTAAGATGGCCAACAGTGACAAAAGACAATACTTGCCCATTGTGATACTATCAATATATAATTTGCATTTTACTCCAGTTATTACCAAAGATGAACAGGCAAAGCAAGTGCAGCCCATGATGCAAAAGCATCCCTCATTCCcttcccttcattcattcattcattcattcattgaccaCGGGAGGGCCTAACTTACTGGTATTGTGTTTAAGAAATCCAACAGGTACGCAGAGTTGTTAGAAGTGTCAAAGTTGATTGGCTTGATTGGACTTTCTTGACATAGTATTCCAGTGCATCCGAAGAGAATACAAAGTAAAAGAAATGACACATACACAAAAGTCTTGAGAACTAATGTAGTCACGGTGAGTCCCCCGCTGGCGAATTGAAATAAGACAGCAGTCACCAGTGCAATGCCAACAAACTGAAAAAACCGACGGAGATTGAAGTACGCAGCTTTCTCTTTACGAGGCATTGAAACATTACTTAGCCTGCTCAGTTTGTTAATGTTAACACTGCCGACGCCAACATGCATCCTATTGGGAAAGCATTTCCCTCTCCAGAACCGCACGCATGCGACTAATGAAACGTTAACTCTGCTCCAGAAGATTAGGCTAGGTAGCAAGACAGACaccaagacacaagacacaagaggACTTGTGTCGTTTTATTGGCAGATATCTACACCGTTGACGAAGTTAACAAAACATTATTTCGCCTCCCGTCTGTATCGAAGAGAACATCAAAGATGGAGGGACCTGGAAACAACACAAATCCAGCCAAGGCCCATAGCCTATTAGTGATGTTGTTGATGGCTAGAACTAGCTGTCATCTAAGCCGAAAGAACGCACCGCACCGATGGACCCAACAAGCGACCAAAACCATTTAAAATGGTTTAAGtgtcttttctcccctcctcgctAGGCTACCCAAGTTACTGTCACTTCAACATAGTGAATGACAGTTGACGCTGACTAAAATCAAGATCTATCTTGGTTGTCCCCCGAGTTTCCTGCAGGATTAAGTAGGCTGGCTGATTGACCTGGTCGAGGGGTAGCAAGCAAATCACTCGAGAACATAATGGGCAGGTAGGCAACTTCACGCGCGCAGCTCCCCAAAGGGCACGTGCAAGTCGtattgtgcagacattttttaaaCACAGACATTTCATTTTCACAACTCTGGTTGGCTGTAGAggctatattgttttttttctaatgCGGTTAAATATCAACAGGTCGTGGAATAGACTTTTAAATAAGACGGCATGGGGAAAGCCTTTGTTGTCCTTGTATGCATTTTAGATGTAGTGCTGCTATGTGTTATGCAGGTCGACAgtagcttaaaaaaaaacaaaaaaaacaatagcatGACAATGCAAACTATCTTACACCTGAGCAACTGAGCACATTGACAGATGTAATTGTAAACAACATACTCAGCGCCATCTGCTGGCGAACTGGGGTAGCTCTACACCAGAGTGGTCGTTAGGAAGTGACGTTGCTTAGTTACCTTGGGGAGCTGTTGCCAAAGTAGCCGGTTTGCTATTCTCCTGTTGTTTGGTTCGCGGTATCTACTAAGTGCACTCATTGGGATCAGGTTTATTTAGGGATATCTCAAAACATTCATGGATAAAGGACTCAGCTTATAGATAGTCATAGACGCAATGCATTCAGCATCATGGCTCCGTGTATATGAAATGTGAATGACAGGTAGGTTACTCTTTGCAAACTAGCCACGCTGTCAACTTCATGTTAGCCatctataaatgttttttttaccttTCCCTGTGTCCATGACCGTATCGATGACATGTAATACAATTAAGATATATTAGAATGACTTAATCAGTTTCGTCGTTTGAGGAAGCTTTCTGGGATGCCATGCTAACTCTAATTGTGTCTGTTATTGGCTTTCTTTTTTCACACCATGCTGTTGCATCAAAACAGCAGCAAGCAGCAGAAGGTGCAGAACATTAGTCGTCTGTTTATTTTACTGTCAAGGGAGGGAGACTATGAGTTTATTGACAGAATACGACGTAAACCGTACAGCATTGTGTCTGCTGCTGTTGTGTCGCAAATATTGTATACATTAACAACAGcatgtgtttgtttacttttctttAAAGCTGCACTTCGGCTACACTATACATTGTACAGCCAGTGCGACAAGTTTCAATGTGTTTGATGTTTCGGTGGTGCTAACATGTCTACGACAGAAATCCGTTAACTGAGTGACAGAACATTTCTTCAAACCCATTTCAAATTAGGTCGCTTGCTGCGCGTGATGATGACCTACTCCAGAACCCCAGTTGAAATCAAACTACACAACTTTAAAATCGTATCCGATTTTGATGTTGGATTTTGCCGCACACATAAAGATAATTTGCTCGTTGTCTCTAATCGTAAACACGACACCCAACGTTCTGTTTCGAGTCAAATCTGTTTGGGTGGGTGGGAATGGAATTTGGGATCTGACCATCATTCCATCGATTGTCGTAGTGGGGAGTGCTTGGAGTGTAGGCCAAATTTGAGCTCAGCTCAGCTTAAAAAGGTAATCTAGAATAGAGACAGAATCTATAACATTGGTCCCCATGATGTAAAGCAAATTCTCACTTGAAACAATTATGGAAAATGTGTTGTGGATATATGGAAGATATGTGTTATTAAACGATGATGGACTATATGTttatgtgtttacagtatgtttttccCATCTGTTCTTTTTTATCCTCTTAGTTGGAAGACATGTACAGtccaaaagaacaagaggagGAACCGGACCACTCCTTCTTTGACAGTGACCCTGAAGATGAACCAAGTCAAGACTGTGACAGCAAAATACAAGATCACCAAGACAGTTTGGGCAATGGTGTGGTTTCTCATGGTCATAGGTCCCCGGCTGAGCTCTCGGACTCAAATAGCATAAAACAGAATCATGGAGGGCAAAATCGGATGGATGATACTCCTCAGGTGGAGGGTGCATCTATTGACCTGAAGGAGATCAAAAAGGCTGTATCAGAAGTAAAGGATGGCAGTGCAGAGAACAAGAGAAGGGGTTCACCTGACCTAGACAGCAACGACCAAACTGAGAAGGGGGAATGTACAGTAGCTGAGAGCCATGAGAATAGTGAAAGTAGTGAACCGTTGGGGGCTAATTTAGTGTCAAGAGTATCAGATGAGATGCAGGTGAATGATGCCAGTGAGGGAAACAAGATCAAAATAACTAATTTAGACTTTAACAATGGTGTAAAGTCTCAAACTAATTTGAAGTCTAACGTAGATGAGGAAGATGATTCCAGCATTAATTTGGAGGACAGTAGCCGTGAGCGGAGTCTGAGTAGATTATCTGGGAGCATTGGTGGTGAATACCCCATGGAGTCTCCATTTCCCTGTGGCCAGGAAGGCAACTTATCGGAAACAGAGGTCTCCGAGTCTGAGGACACCGTGACTGATGTCACGCCGCTCTCCACCCCTGACATGAGCCCTGCCCAGTCTTTTGACTTGCCTAGTTTTGGTTTGGAAGCCAAACAGCCAACCACAAAAGAGGGAGCATCACCACCACCTGAGACAGCAGCATCATGCCCTAATAAGGAGGCAAAGCAACACAATGTCAACATTACTCTCTCACCAAGGGACAATTACCATCATGAAGGtgagatatttttttttagatAAGTGTTCTTAGCaactgtgtttgtgctgtgctcagtcgcatttcatctttttttttcttcaaaacatttttttgttgtaCACTGTACTTTATTAGCACAATATTTGGTAAAATGAAGTGTTATCATTCATACTTGATGACTTAAGGTTGATATCATGTACCTTCACTATATCTTAAAGGTGCTCTGAGTAGaatagtggccagagtaggtacagtAAGCAACTACAgtgtgttgctcattgaaactgtgctgaccATAGCCATATTCAgtgtttttcatgaatatttactaaataataaactaatatttacatatgacttaggttttgcagctaaaaatgtcaatttctggacattcaaaatggtgaatcatggagaagatcccccttttcatgtatgaaaagtaaaacATTTCCAGTAAtattgaatgcttagaatttgatggtggtggtaagtttgtgggaaaggtaacatttctgaatggacatcatgaattctgaaaataaaatgctaaaaatattacacagtgcaccttaaacttTTAGTGTACACACATTTTGAAGGTGGATGTAATATTAATGTTAGTGTTTCATTTTCATAAATATTTcagaaatattattattataagtaataaactagtatttgcTGACCAAAGTTTCTGCAGCCAAAGATGTTTTACTGGACATTCAAAACTGTGGccacggagaagatccaccttttcttgtatgaaaagtgtaatcactttgaagtcataaagaatacttacaAATTGAtcatggtaaatattcatgaaaaagaaaatATTTGCGTAtgtgcagcataaattctggaaataaactaccaacAAATAACACACTCCTCCCTACCCGACTGATGTTTCACAGTATTTCATTTTATGGTTTGGAGATGCAGGAGAGTTCTATGAACGTGGTTTTAATAATACAATGACACCAATGATAAAAGACAACACATGATAATGATAACACATGTTTTACATAGTACTTTTCTTATCTCACTAAGGCGGGTTTTGGTGGTGAATGGATAAACCCAGGTCATCTGATCATCAACGCTAACGGAAGCATACAGTAGTAGAGCATGGAGCACTGTAGGGGGAGCTGTTTTCCACTGTTTCAAATACAATGTCACATAGGCACATCATGCATTGGCCAATTCAGCCTTCTTATCCATGGAAGTGTCTAAAACAATTTTGTAGGGGCCATATGGCCATTAGGGCAAGTTGAATTAATTATTTGTTCTCTGACTTTTTGAATATCTCATTTTCATGATGTGTCTTCTTTTTCAGATTGGACAAATGTGTCTGTCTACTGAAATTATTCTTTACATATTTTATCTTTTTAAGGCTGTGCTTTGATATTATTTTGGCTTTCTTTCCCCAATCTGTTTGCAGGCCACTGTCGGGTGAGGTCAGCCCGTGAGCAAAGGTCTGTTGGCACAGGCAGTGCACAGAGTGATGCACCCAGCAGCCAACAGCGGCGCAACTACACCTTCCGGGATGATGAGGTGCGCCGCATCGATCGTGAGAATCAGCGACTGTTGCGGGAGCTATCGCGGCCTTCCTCTCGTCCACGGTCTGCAAACACCAATACCAACGCGGCCTATTCCATGTCCAGCAGCACCTCGCGCCTCATACCTCAAACCCAGCGCCTGTATCACAGTGCTACCAACAGACAGCGCGATCAGAAACGCATCGAAAGAGAGAATCTGGTAAGGGTCATGGAAACACAGCAGCTTCTTGCAAATGGTTGTTTTACAACAGTGTAAAAGTGCTGATTAGTCGGTGAGTGTGTACAGCGTGTGCAGAATAATTAGGCAAacgttttttgaccatatcaAATGCAAATTTTCAAACGCCAAGCTGCATGAACATGAAAATCTATTGGATTTACTGTACGTAAGCATTCCAGGTCACGCACATTTGAATAATAAGAGAGGGTGTGActgaaggagcccaacaccctttATGAGGTGTGCAGAATTACAcgcattaggcaactttgttttcctccgggagaatttgtcacaaaatacatccaacaaactctgaaaagacgAAAAAATTTTGAaatcttccagagggatgtggcggTATGAAATTGCCAGGATGTTCGTCACGTAAGAACACAAGTATCAAACGCACCGTTACAAAGCCATTATAGTCACAAGAAATATATCTGCCAAAGATTGAGAAAAAATAAAGGTGAAACTACCACagaattattaccctgcagtgctgtcgtattccagaactgaaacctacattgagtgtccagaaGAATAAGGttagcactcagagacatgggcAAAGTAAGAAAGGGTGACACCAGACAACCTCTCAACAAGAAACTTGAGTCttgactgggtcaagaaatgccTGAAGACTGAAGATTTCAAAGGCATTATGAACTGgtgaaagtgactcttgacagacaagATGGaagagcccatggctggatccaTAATGTATACAACGATTCActtagaaaatacacacacacacacaatgtagaggTAGGATACTGGTATGGTCTGGTATCATTAAAGATAAGCTAGCTGCACCATTTTAGGTTGGAAATAGGCCAAAAATCATCTATCAAACCTACAGCTAGATTCTAGAAGAAATAATTACCAAGGAGTGGTAGAGGAAAATGTTTGcatctttcaagaagacaatgatCTTTATGCAGGAGGACATTGCTGGCATCTGGGTGGAACTCTGTGCTGGAAGTCACATTATGCAGCCCTGGGTTCATGTACTTGGTCCACTATCAGTGttcattttgtcagctttttttgatttagtcgtagtcttagtcacaatgacgaaaatcaattttagtcttagtcatattttagtcattgccttcccaatttagtcttagtcttagtctaaatgacgaaaatcaattttagtcttagtcagtttttagtcattttcgtcattttagtcaacactgtacattacacaacttctccacacacttttaacatatatcattgactgtagagaataaacttcaccgcacactgcttctctttttaacatatatcacattgtacagaataaaacttcttcacacactggttcgctttttctctattttatttaataccagtgttaatttcgtcagcttcttaaaattttgtcttagtcttagtcacaatgacgaaaatcaattttagtcttagtcatattttagtcattgccttcccaatttagtcttagtcttagtctaaatgacgaaaatcaaaaaagggcattgacgaaatattttagtcatagtcatggttgacgaaattaacactgtccaCTATTAGTCACTTTCATTCGTTCGTAAAACCTTTGAACTCTGTCCTCAGAcatcttgacccagtcttgacttgggtttcttgttgagtggttgtCGGTTTCAGCCTGTCTTACCTTGGCCATGCCTCTGCTGAATACCAATAtgggtttcagttctggaatgtAACAGCACTGCGGGGTAATAGTTTTCTGGTAGTTTCACCTTTAATTCTTCTCAATCTTTGGCAGTTACTTTGAACACATTTcttgtgacactgatggctttgtaatgatgcagtgtttcccccagaacttttgttagtcaaggtggtggggcgttaaaagtatatGTTTTaggct
This genomic interval from Engraulis encrasicolus isolate BLACKSEA-1 chromosome 16, IST_EnEncr_1.0, whole genome shotgun sequence contains the following:
- the cfap97 gene encoding cilia- and flagella-associated protein 97 isoform X1, encoding MYSPKEQEEEPDHSFFDSDPEDEPSQDCDSKIQDHQDSLGNGVVSHGHRSPAELSDSNSIKQNHGGQNRMDDTPQVEGASIDLKEIKKAVSEVKDGSAENKRRGSPDLDSNDQTEKGECTVAESHENSESSEPLGANLVSRVSDEMQVNDASEGNKIKITNLDFNNGVKSQTNLKSNVDEEDDSSINLEDSSRERSLSRLSGSIGGEYPMESPFPCGQEGNLSETEVSESEDTVTDVTPLSTPDMSPAQSFDLPSFGLEAKQPTTKEGASPPPETAASCPNKEAKQHNVNITLSPRDNYHHEGHCRVRSAREQRSVGTGSAQSDAPSSQQRRNYTFRDDEVRRIDRENQRLLRELSRPSSRPRSANTNTNAAYSMSSSTSRLIPQTQRLYHSATNRQRDQKRIERENLVLLKKIESVKPSISRAEQLADYQRQCRYRCSSPMQEHYRPRLDTSLSRSSQGRSSRPCSAGSRPSTGTGSRLSPSPTKPSRGAFPRPAWT
- the cfap97 gene encoding cilia- and flagella-associated protein 97 isoform X2, giving the protein MYSPKEQEEEPDHSFFDSDPEDEPSQDCDSKIQDHQDSLGNGVVSHGHRSPAELSDSNSIKQNHGGQNRMDDTPQVEGASIDLKEIKKAVSEVKDGSAENKRRGSPDLDSNDQTEKGECTVAESHENSESSEPLGANLVSRVSDEMQVNDASEGNKIKITNLDFNNGVKSQTNLKSNVDEEDDSSINLEDSSRERSLSRLSGSIGGEYPMESPFPCGQEGNLSETEVSESEDTVTDVTPLSTPDMSPAQSFDLPSFGLEAKQPTTKEGASPPPETAASCPNKEAKQHNVNITLSPRDNYHHEGHCRVRSAREQRSVGTGSAQSDAPSSQQRRNYTFRDDEVRRIDRENQRLLRELSRPSSRPRSANTNTNAAYSMSSSTSRLIPQTQRLYHSATNRQRDQKRIERENLVRRSRGCASFPPLP